A single window of Nocardia sp. NBC_01327 DNA harbors:
- a CDS encoding SAM-dependent methyltransferase: MSAPEVTVTADTNQHYDLDPDIFGQFLDPLRKYSSALYENDSDSLELAQRNKLRFVARRLGLNGGEELLDIGCGWGSLILFMAQEYGCDTLGISPAPRQHEYIAEQAAARGVTNQVRTRVGHFEQLTLPDASVDAVTMLGSIVHMPDLDEVFRRARAVLRRGGSLYVSESCFRNAAARRAFDERAGTEFVRSDIFGWGDLRPLSDLITAAEDAGFSIASVDDLTNDYRRTIDHWIDNVDIAAERIDAHQPGLAAKLRHYLEVANAGWGYTTKHYALVCRKAR, encoded by the coding sequence ATGTCCGCGCCCGAGGTGACCGTCACCGCCGATACCAATCAGCACTACGATCTCGATCCCGACATTTTCGGGCAGTTCCTGGATCCGCTGCGCAAATACAGTTCGGCGCTGTACGAAAATGACAGTGACTCACTGGAATTGGCGCAGCGCAATAAGCTGCGGTTCGTGGCCAGGCGACTGGGCCTCAATGGCGGTGAAGAGCTCCTGGATATCGGCTGCGGCTGGGGATCGCTCATTCTGTTCATGGCGCAGGAGTACGGCTGCGATACGCTCGGCATCAGCCCGGCCCCGCGGCAGCACGAATACATTGCCGAGCAGGCGGCCGCGCGGGGCGTCACCAACCAGGTGCGCACTCGCGTAGGGCATTTCGAGCAGCTCACCCTGCCCGATGCCAGCGTGGACGCGGTCACCATGCTCGGATCCATCGTGCACATGCCCGATCTGGACGAGGTGTTCCGGCGGGCGCGCGCGGTGCTGCGGCGCGGCGGCAGCCTCTACGTCTCGGAGAGCTGCTTCCGGAATGCGGCCGCCCGCAGGGCTTTCGACGAACGCGCGGGGACCGAGTTCGTGCGCTCGGACATCTTCGGCTGGGGTGATCTGCGGCCGCTGTCGGATCTGATCACGGCCGCCGAGGATGCCGGGTTCTCCATCGCCTCGGTCGACGATCTCACCAATGACTACCGCCGCACCATCGACCACTGGATCGACAATGTGGATATCGCCGCCGAGCGCATCGATGCCCATCAGCCGGGCCTGGCCGCGAAGCTGCGGCACTACCTGGAGGTCGCCAATGCCGGATGGGGTTACACCACAAAGCATTACGCGCTGGTCTGCCGCAAGGCCCGATAG
- a CDS encoding ferritin-like domain-containing protein — MVFASHELESPVHSYDVFRHYERLHWKLTDLNFDAVDPTLVRPEYITLAKSSAMGESNVIAAVHGFLAEFVDDYDFSTFAVVWGYQEVQHHYAFRTWLRAIGEDVQDKAVDAMREPYAPGSTPSATLATNIISELTVNHIYRAVSAWVEEPILKALLLNASRDEAGHAREFIHYATERLRRRPEELPSVLETLYVYSSEAKIKHPVSTFKAGLTELGDHETIDTGFDLFLEQVAAEGELEVLHDKVRRTFATLTGLDLSSNAKVRRALADAIA; from the coding sequence GTGGTTTTCGCCTCTCACGAACTGGAGTCTCCCGTGCACAGTTATGACGTCTTCCGCCACTACGAGCGCCTGCACTGGAAGTTGACCGACCTCAACTTCGATGCCGTCGACCCCACCCTGGTGCGGCCGGAGTACATCACCCTGGCCAAGAGTTCGGCCATGGGCGAATCCAATGTCATTGCGGCGGTGCACGGATTCCTCGCGGAGTTCGTGGACGACTACGACTTCTCCACCTTCGCGGTGGTGTGGGGTTATCAGGAAGTTCAGCACCACTACGCTTTCCGCACCTGGCTGCGCGCGATCGGTGAGGACGTGCAGGACAAGGCCGTGGATGCGATGCGCGAGCCGTACGCGCCCGGCAGCACGCCGTCGGCCACGCTGGCCACGAATATCATTTCCGAGCTCACGGTGAATCACATCTACCGCGCGGTGTCGGCGTGGGTGGAGGAGCCGATCCTGAAAGCCCTGCTGCTCAATGCAAGTCGCGATGAGGCCGGGCATGCGCGCGAATTCATCCACTACGCCACCGAGCGGCTGCGGCGTCGTCCGGAGGAGCTGCCCTCGGTGCTCGAGACGCTGTACGTGTACAGCTCCGAGGCCAAGATCAAGCATCCGGTCAGCACCTTCAAGGCCGGCCTGACCGAACTCGGCGATCACGAGACCATCGACACCGGTTTCGATCTGTTCCTGGAGCAGGTGGCGGCCGAGGGTGAGCTGGAGGTGCTGCACGACAAGGTGCGCCGCACCTTCGCGACGCTCACCGGGCTCGATCTGTCCAGCAATGCCAAGGTGCGCCGCGCGCTGGCCGACGCGATCGCCTAG
- a CDS encoding PaaI family thioesterase, with protein MEHCAHPADPPAVAVPWSVIPDYHCFGCSPHNPSGLRLTFTPHPDGLQARFRLNRSFESYPGVVHGGLTGVICDEVMGNLIVLVRHVPAFTISQRTRFLTPLLIDREYRCIATLSDNSAEAPIRASADILDADGDLCASSSATYQPFVLADVRHQLSLDDDEVALLSHALTTADAVPSNGVQP; from the coding sequence GTGGAGCATTGCGCCCATCCGGCCGATCCGCCCGCCGTCGCGGTGCCCTGGTCGGTGATTCCGGACTATCACTGCTTCGGCTGCTCCCCGCACAATCCGTCCGGATTGCGGCTGACCTTCACCCCGCACCCGGACGGCCTGCAGGCCCGGTTCCGCCTGAACCGGTCCTTCGAGTCCTATCCCGGGGTGGTGCACGGCGGGCTCACCGGCGTGATCTGCGATGAGGTGATGGGCAATCTCATCGTGCTGGTCCGGCATGTGCCCGCCTTCACCATCTCGCAGCGCACGCGATTCCTGACCCCGCTGCTGATCGACCGCGAATACCGCTGTATCGCAACACTCTCCGACAACAGCGCCGAGGCCCCGATCCGCGCGTCCGCCGACATCCTGGACGCCGACGGCGATCTCTGCGCCTCCTCCAGCGCGACCTACCAGCCGTTCGTGCTGGCGGACGTCCGCCATCAGCTCTCCCTCGACGACGACGAAGTCGCACTGCTCTCGCACGCCCTGACCACGGCCGATGCCGTGCCATCGAATGGAGTTCAGCCATGA
- a CDS encoding acyl carrier protein, which translates to MTTDDILRTVTEIAAAETGLPETVLAPDADLRAMAGVDSVRVLRMIARIERTYDIELEDKDVFGTSTLSEVTAVVDKLVRTAA; encoded by the coding sequence ATGACCACCGACGACATCCTGCGTACCGTCACCGAAATCGCCGCGGCCGAAACCGGTCTGCCCGAGACCGTGCTGGCGCCCGACGCCGATCTGCGCGCCATGGCGGGTGTGGATTCGGTGCGGGTGCTGCGCATGATCGCGCGCATCGAGCGCACCTATGACATCGAGCTCGAGGACAAGGATGTGTTCGGCACCTCCACGCTGTCCGAGGTGACGGCCGTGGTGGACAAGCTTGTGCGGACGGCCGCCTGA